Below is a genomic region from Catenuloplanes atrovinosus.
GAGCACCAACTGCCCGGAGCCGAAAACCGTCTGCACCGCGTCGAGGATGTCGTCCTTCTCCTTGGCGTACTCCGGCAGGTAATCCCATACACGAGTGGTCACTGGGCTGGCTCCCGATCGTCGAAGGGCGGTCTGACCTCACACGGCGGCGGCGGGCCTCTCCCGGCTGACCGTGTCGAGCAACTGGCGCGCGACCGTCGCGGCGGCGTCGTCGCGGATCGTGGCCGCGACCGCGGCCGCCCGCGCCCGTGTCCCGGGCGCCAGCGCCGTGGTGAGCGCGGCCGACAGTGACTCGCGGGTGGGGTCCGGGCCGTCGTGGGCCACGCCGGCGCCCAGCGCGGCCACCCGCTCGGCGAAGTACGGCTGGTCCGTGTCCCGGGGGATCACGATCTGCGGGCTGCCGGCGCGGGTGGCCACGGTGGTCGTGCCCGCGCTGCCGTGGTGGACGACCGCGGCCACCCGGCCGAACAGCACCTGCAGGTTGGTCTCCTCGACGACCAGGCAGTCGGCGCCGTCGTCGGGCGCGGCGAGGTCGGCCCAGCCGCGGGACAGGATCACCCGCAGGCCGCGGGCCCGGATCGCCTCGATCGCCACGGTGGCGGCGTCGTCGGTGCCGGACTGGCTGCCGAACCCCACGTACACCGCGGGCGGGCCGGCCGCGAGGAACGCCTCCAGCTCCGCCGAGAGCGGCCGGTCGTCCGGCAGTATCCAGGCGCCGGTCTGCACCGCGTCCTGGCCGGGCCGCAGCGGTGCCAGGACCGGATCGGCCGCCATCCAGGGCCGGTCGGTGTGGCCGTACCCGAAGATGTCCGCCACCGGCGGCAGCCCGATCGCGGCCCGCCGATCGTTGACCGGGCCGGCGAACCGGTCGCGGAACCGCTGCGCGCGCTGCTCCCACAGCACCCGGTTGTCGGTCACGCCGGGGGTACGCCGCTCGTCCAGCGGCGGCGGGTGGTGCGGCGACGGCAGGTAGACCGGTGCGTGGGTGGCGTAGAAGTACGGAATGCCGAGCCGCTCGGCGACCGACCGCACCGCGACCGCGGCGGACAGCTCCCCGGTCGTCACCACCGCGTCGCAGCCCTCGGCCGCCGGCGGTACCTGGTCGAACTGCATGGCGACGGCCTCGTACGCCATCCGCCGCTCCTCCTCGGGCGTCGGCCGCCGGCGCAGCATCATGCGCATCGCCCGGCCGATCGGCACCAGCGGCACGTCCACCTCGGCCAGCCGCTCGGCGGCCAGCGGCGGCGCGCACATCAGCACCTCCGCGCCCAGCTCTCGCAGCCGCACGCCCAGCGCCACCAGCGGTTCCACGTCGCCGCGGCTTCCGCAGGTGGTCAGCAGCACACGCATCTCGTACCTCCTCTTCAACGGGGCCCGGCGCGTTCCCGCGCCCTCCGGCGCGGACGGCTCAGGCGGGGACGGCGGACTCGGCCACGTCGAGCAGCAGCCGCGCGGCCACCGTGGCCCCGTCGGCGCGGATCGTGCCGGCCACGGCGGCGGCACGCTCGCGGGTCCGCGGGCTCAGTGCCGTCGCGAGCGCGGCCGACAGCGACTCGACGGTCGGGGTCGGGCCGTCGTGCGCCGCGCCGATGCCCAGCGCCGCCACCCGGCCCGCGAGGTACGGCTGGTCCACCAGCTGCGGCACGACGACCTGCGGAGCGCCGGCCCGGGCGGCCGCGGTGGTGGTGCCGACGCCGCCGTGGTGGACGACCGCGGCCACCCGGCGGAACAGCGCCTGGTGGTTCACCTCGCCGACGGCGATGCAGTCGGCGTGGTCCTCGGGCAGCGCCAGGCCGGCCCAGCCGCGGGAGAGGATCACCCGGCAGCCCTGGGCGCGGATCGCGTCGACCGCCACCCTGGCGGCGTCCGCGGGCGCGCGCATGCTACCGAATCCGACGTACACCGGAGGCGGACCGGCCTCCAGGAACGCGGTCAGGTCCGCGGGCAGCGGCCGGTCGTCGGGCGTGATCCAGGCGCCGGTCTGCACGACCGCGAGATCCGTCGGCCGCAGCGGCGCCAGGACCGGGTCCGCGGCCAGCAGCGGGCGGTCGGTGAAGCCGTACCCGAAGACGTCCTCCACCGGCGGCAGGCCGAGCTCCGCCCGGCGGCGGTTGAGCGGATCGCCGAACCGGCGGAGCGCGTGCCGGTTGTTCCGGTCCCACAGCTCCCGGTTGCCGGCTCCGTCCGCCGCGGACGGCTCGCCGAGCGGCGGCGGTGGCGGGTAGTGCGGCGACGGCACGAAGATCGGGCAGTAGAAGCCGTAGAAGTACGGGATGCCCTGCGCCTCGGCCACCGACCGGACCGCGACCGCGGCGGCCAGCACGCCGGTCGCCACCACCGCGTCGCACCCCTCGGCCGCCGCCGGGACGGTCTCGAACTGCTCGGCCATCGCCTCGGCCGCGAGCCGCGGCGCGTCCTCGGGCCGGGGCCGCGCGCCGTTCATCACGCTCCGGGCCGACCGGCCCACCGGCACCAGCGGCACGCCGGCCTCGGCCAGCCGGTCCGCCGAGTCCGGGGACGCGCACATCCGCACCTCGGCGCCGAGCTCCCGCAGCCGCACCGCCAGCGCCACCATCGGTTCGACGTCGCCCCGGCTGCCGGACGTGGACAACAGCACACGCATCGCGCATTCTCCTATTCCGCGGGTTCTCGGCATCGACCGATCGCCCCATTCCGCCGGCGTACGCGGAATGGGGTCGTGCGGCGCCGGAATCGACCGGGTCGTCACCGGAGGGCACCACGGCGGTCGTCAACGCGCTGACAAATCCTTATCGGATGGATGAATCGGCGACTTTCGCCATCAGCGCCGATTCTGCTGAACAATGACGGTGT
It encodes:
- a CDS encoding glycosyltransferase, encoding MRVLLTTCGSRGDVEPLVALGVRLRELGAEVLMCAPPLAAERLAEVDVPLVPIGRAMRMMLRRRPTPEEERRMAYEAVAMQFDQVPPAAEGCDAVVTTGELSAAVAVRSVAERLGIPYFYATHAPVYLPSPHHPPPLDERRTPGVTDNRVLWEQRAQRFRDRFAGPVNDRRAAIGLPPVADIFGYGHTDRPWMAADPVLAPLRPGQDAVQTGAWILPDDRPLSAELEAFLAAGPPAVYVGFGSQSGTDDAATVAIEAIRARGLRVILSRGWADLAAPDDGADCLVVEETNLQVLFGRVAAVVHHGSAGTTTVATRAGSPQIVIPRDTDQPYFAERVAALGAGVAHDGPDPTRESLSAALTTALAPGTRARAAAVAATIRDDAAATVARQLLDTVSRERPAAAV
- a CDS encoding glycosyltransferase — encoded protein: MRVLLSTSGSRGDVEPMVALAVRLRELGAEVRMCASPDSADRLAEAGVPLVPVGRSARSVMNGARPRPEDAPRLAAEAMAEQFETVPAAAEGCDAVVATGVLAAAVAVRSVAEAQGIPYFYGFYCPIFVPSPHYPPPPPLGEPSAADGAGNRELWDRNNRHALRRFGDPLNRRRAELGLPPVEDVFGYGFTDRPLLAADPVLAPLRPTDLAVVQTGAWITPDDRPLPADLTAFLEAGPPPVYVGFGSMRAPADAARVAVDAIRAQGCRVILSRGWAGLALPEDHADCIAVGEVNHQALFRRVAAVVHHGGVGTTTAAARAGAPQVVVPQLVDQPYLAGRVAALGIGAAHDGPTPTVESLSAALATALSPRTRERAAAVAGTIRADGATVAARLLLDVAESAVPA